From Arachis hypogaea cultivar Tifrunner chromosome 3, arahy.Tifrunner.gnm2.J5K5, whole genome shotgun sequence:
ATGCTTAGAGTTCCCACTGGAAATTTCATTTTCAGGTTGAAAGGCAAGTAGGGTGGGAGAGAGAGTTAGAAGGACTAGAGAATTTATAAGGTAAGGTGTAAACTTCACTGAGTtgaggaaaaaagagaaaaaggcattGAAAGCCAACCGGGATGAGGTAATGAGTGCAAAAGTGGAAGCAGGAAGGTGTGCTAGCCCCAAAGACTCCAAGTAACTGGTCAATGCCACAAGTAGACCAAGGGAGACATAGACAAGTGCTAAAGCTGAGGCAGATGGGTTTGGAAGAATGCTGTTTCTGCTGGGAGTTTTTCGTGTTGTGATGCAGTAATAAGGCAGCAGAATAGGGAACCCAACAACCTGGACAAGTGATCCCATCCATTTGCTATTTCCGCCTTTGTCATAGTACAACCTTCCCAGGAGTGTAGCAGCAGCCTGGCCGGACAAGACAAATACTGAATAGAGAGTTATGAGGAACCAACGACGATAACTTCTTTGATGTTTGATTGTTGGTTGATCTGCGTTGTTGAGAAAACCATTCATTGGTTGATCTGCATGGTTGGGAAAACCATTCATTGGTTGATCAATGTGGTTGAGCAAATCATTACTCTCCACTGGTTTTGTTTCATTCACTGCATAATCTGCAAACAAAATATCAGCATTCAGTGATTTGCTTCAAGACTTGGATGTTTCACATTCATGCAAGGTAGGATTTCTTAGCCTATGATCGCAACTAGAGCATAATCAAAAGAGTGAAGATGATGAACTTTAGTTCATTCCCTCGAGAAACCAGAAATATACAGTTATTAACTTAGCACTTTAGTGATACTGATTTCAAATCTCATAACTAAGGTGGCCTAATTATATGTTGAATAAGATGAAATTTATGTACCCTCCACGCAGAGTTGCACTTCCTGTGATTCTCTCATGTCAAAACAACTAGCTTGTGAGAAACACAGATGAAAGGGAGCTTGCATGCAAATGAGTGACTATGAAAACGTATGTAAAATGAAATGTGTAATGTGTTATGTTTGTACAAACTATAATACAGAGGCCAGTAAGATTGTAAGATGATATTTTATAAGATAATTAATTGTTTGGTATTTTTAACTTAGAAGatacattttgatttttttaaagaaaatgaatATTATGTCTTTCGGTCTCTAGTTAAAGTTAGTCCAACACACATATTCTGAAAGAGCAAAACATGATAATATTTATAAGTGTGAATGTGTTGCTTTTTATCTTCCTCATAAGTACTGGCCCTTTGTTACCTTTAAAAGGCATATTTCATTTACAACATCGCTTCTAAAATATAGTTTTAGACTTTCAAGaggtattatttattatttatattttttacgtCTTTTCACCTATTAATGCAGCCATCACACCGAAGGAGAAAAAACCGAAGGCAGTACTCGTTACTCAATTGACTTATTTGTCTGGCTGATGGTTGATACACACACACAAAGACCGAAATTTTAAAGCATTGAAAGCAATACCTATTGCTTAATTAGTTAATTTCAGAAAGAAAAAGCTTTAACTTGTCTTGTAAGCACATAAatgaaaaaccaaagaaaatctaAAATAGAAACATCGTGAATCTTTAGGCATTGCTATTAACGGGAATGGAtcttctcaattgttaaaaaaaattgagagtgtaaagtgtgatctctaacCTTTCATTGTTCTCTCTCTCATAGTTATTTTtgatcccacttataaaattaatggtgagagatcacactttactctct
This genomic window contains:
- the LOC112734550 gene encoding probable purine permease 10 isoform X2 gives rise to the protein MNGFPNHADQPMNGFLNNADQPTIKHQRSYRRWFLITLYSVFVLSGQAAATLLGRLYYDKGGNSKWMGSLVQVVGFPILLPYYCITTRKTPSRNSILPNPSASALALVYVSLGLLVALTSYLESLGLAHLPASTFALITSSRLAFNAFFSFFLNSVKFTPYLINSLVLLTLSPTLLAFQPENEISSGNSKHNYVLGFIASVAGSAAYGLLLSLTQLSFLKVLKRNTIRVLMDVIVYESLVATIVTLVGLFASGEGNKLHTEIEEYEMGKVSYLLTLSFSAICWNLFNIGCVGLIFETSSLLSNSIVVLGLPIIPILAVFVFHDIMHGIKAISLVLAVWGFLSYLYQYYLDDKSSNTDHILNTSTLEDINDQFGKA
- the LOC112734550 gene encoding probable purine permease 10 isoform X1 is translated as MQAPFHLCFSQASCFDMRESQEVQLCVEDYAVNETKPVESNDLLNHIDQPMNGFPNHADQPMNGFLNNADQPTIKHQRSYRRWFLITLYSVFVLSGQAAATLLGRLYYDKGGNSKWMGSLVQVVGFPILLPYYCITTRKTPSRNSILPNPSASALALVYVSLGLLVALTSYLESLGLAHLPASTFALITSSRLAFNAFFSFFLNSVKFTPYLINSLVLLTLSPTLLAFQPENEISSGNSKHNYVLGFIASVAGSAAYGLLLSLTQLSFLKVLKRNTIRVLMDVIVYESLVATIVTLVGLFASGEGNKLHTEIEEYEMGKVSYLLTLSFSAICWNLFNIGCVGLIFETSSLLSNSIVVLGLPIIPILAVFVFHDIMHGIKAISLVLAVWGFLSYLYQYYLDDKSSNTDHILNTSTLEDINDQFGKA